CAGTTGCTTGTTGGCTGAGATACTGCAGGCAGCGGCCATTGTCTTCGCGCCATTGCCGCTCCAGCGCATCGGTAGGCACGATACCGCTGCCGATGTCGTCAAAAATCAGGATTTTATCCTGCCAAACAGCCTGATGCTCTTCAAACCAACGCAGCGGATCCGTGTTTTCCCGGCGCAGTTGATAAACAAGAGTGTGCAGCTGCTGCCAGATTTTCTTCGAAGCATCAGGAGAAGTGTCCGCTGCGCTGCAGGTAAAGCAATCCTGCGGCTGTAAGCCAAATTCGCTGCAGGCAAACTGCAATTTACCCTGATAAGCGCCGCCAAAGATTAAGATCATCATTTGTCACTCCTAGTAAAATAGATGCACCAGACAGGCGAAGCCAAAGAAAGCGCCTGTCTCACAGAGCGTCAGAGCATAACCGGAGAGGTCACCGGAAATACCCCCCAATTGTCTGATGGCTTTCTGCAAGGGCAAAAGGAAGCAGCCGGTTTGCAGCAGCAGCAGCAGGAAAGCGAGCGGACCGCAGTATATAAAGGCAATGACCAGACTAACACCAAACAAGAAAAGCAGCAAATCGGCCTGCCTGGCTCCGTTCCCTTTTTGGAAGAAAACCGCCAGGCTGCTGTTAGGCAAGGCGGGACAGCGCAACAGCGCAATGGCTGTCAGCAGGCGCGAGGTGAAGGGAATCCACAAGAACAGCCAATAAGGCGGCCGGTCTGACAGACAGACAACAGCGGCAGCCAGCTGGAAACTGAACAAGCAGGCGAGAGAGATAACCGCAAAGGCGCCGGTATGCGGATCTTTCAGGATGCGCAGCTGCTCCGCTCTGTCACGCCGGGAGAGGAGCGCGTCGCTGGTATCCATAAATCCATCCAGATGGAGAAAGCCGCTGCTAAACCAGGGGAAAAGCGCCATCAGCACCGCCTGCAGCGGTAAGGGCAGAGACAGCAGCAGCAAAGCACGGTAGAGCAGCCACCAGAGACCACCCAGCAACAAACCGGTCAGCGGCAGCAAGCGCAGCACATAGACCGCGGCGTCTTCCTGCCAGACGTTTTTCAGAAAAGGCAGATTGGTGAACATGCCCAGATTCATCAGCCAAGCCTGCCGGATGCGTTTGATCATCGCAAAGCCTCCCAAAGCGAGCTGCCTTTGTGGCAAATCAGCTGGCCATACTGCGCTTCCAGGACCAGATCGGCGGCTGCTGCCATGCGGCAGTGCAGTTTGCCCAGCATGGCGCGGTAGTGTTCGGTTTCTTCCGCAAAAAAGCGGGCTTCCGAGAAGACATCGTTGGAGACGGTCACACTGTGCCGCAGGCCGGAACTGAGTGTTTGCCATTGCCAAAACAGGTGATCGCCGCTTTGCCAGTCCGGCGGCCAATTGCGGAAGGTGGCATTGGCCAGCAGCGTCGTCATGCAGTCGATCAGCACCACCGCTGCAGGAGACAAAACACCGAAAGCCTGTTGGATCTCAAAGGGATATTCCAGTGTTTCAAAACCCAAGCCCTGCCGTTCGCGCAGATGACGGGCGACCCGAGCTTCATCCTCCCGATCCATTGGCTGCATGGTAGCCAGATAATAAAGCGGAGCGGCATCCGGGCGGGCAAGCCGGACGGCGAGTTGCTGTGCCTGCAGGGATTTTCCGCTTTTACTGCCGCCGCAAAGTAAGATACGCATCGACCTCAGTCCTTTTCTGTGGCGCTGCCGAGACTTTTCTTATAATCTTCTTCATTGAGTAAAGAATTGTCAAAGGTGAGCATTTCGTTGATGATCAGCAAGGCAGCATCAATCAGCTGCATGGCCAGCGGGCAGCCGCTGCCTTCTCCTAAACGCATGTTCAGCTGCAGCATGGGCTGCAGCCCAAGATAAGCGGCGCCTTTCAGGAAGCCCGGCTCGGCGGAAGCATGGGAAGGAAACATGTACTCCCGTGCCAGCGGCGCTGCTTTGACTGCCAAAACGGCAGCGGTCAGGGAAATAAAGCCGTCGATGATGACCGGCAGGCGGTAGTAAGCGGCGCCCAGAAATAAACCGGTCAGCGCGGCCAGATCGAGACCGCCGACCTTCGCTAAAATATCGAGGTAATTTTCCCGGTCCGGTTGATGCAGCCGGAGGGCGGCGCTCAGCACGTGTTTTTTTTTGGCGAACGCCGCATCGCTCAAACCGGCGCCGCGGCCGACGGATTCTTCGGCAGTCAAGTCCAGTGCTGCCATCATACAGGCGGCGGAACTGGAGGTATTGCCGATACCGACTTCTCCGCTGCCGAGCAGTTGATAACCCTGCTCAAAGGCATATTGAGCCTGTTCGAAACCGATTTCCACGGCGCGTTCGGCAATGTCCGGCGGCATCGCCGGCATGACCGCAAAATTGGCCGTACCTGGCATTAATTTGCAGTTGAGGACCCTGCTGCTGGCCACCGGGCCGATAATACCCAGATCCAGCAGGCGAAGGTCCGCTTTCGCCTGTTTGCAAAGCAGATTGATGGCGCAGTTATCGGTATTGCCGTAGTAAGTCATCAGCAGATTGGTGAAATTTTGCGGTGCGGAAGCGATGCCTTCGGCATAAATGCCGTTATCGGCTCCAAACAAAACATGCAGCTTACGCGGCAGGCTATTCTGAACGCGGCCGGTGATACCGGCCAGGCGGATGCTGATTTCTTCCAGACTGCCAAGACTGCCCGGTGGTTTGACCAGACTGTCTTGGTAACGCTGTGCCAACTGCATGGCGGTTTGGTTGAGCGGCTGGATCTCTTGCAGTAAACCGGTATATTTCATTTCAGAATCCCCTGATCTTTATTTTGCAGGATCGGTTTCTGCCAAGCCGGATCTTCAACGGGATAGTCGAGGCGGAAATGCACACCGCGGCTTTCTTTGCGTTCATAAGCGCCTGCCGTCACCAGCTTGGCGGTGGTCAGCATCGACTGCAGCTCAATAGCGTCTTTCAATTGTGCCGGCGTCGTGGCTGCCGCTTCCGCCAGTTGCTGCTGTAAATCAGCAATCACTGCTATGGCTTCCTGTAATCCGGCTGCGCTGCGCAAAGGTCCTGCCAGACGATCCATGGTCTGATTCAGCTGACGGCGCAAATCCGCCGGCCGCACTCGTGCGTTGTTGCCGGTCAGCGTCGTGCGTTGACTGTGCAGGCTGCCGGTAAGACAATTTTGATGTTCTTTGGCGTAATTACCGGCATTCTTACCCGCTTTCAGGCCAAAGTAGCTGATATTGGTCAGGGCATTACCACCGATCCGATTGGCGCCGTCGATTCCTCCGGTTACTTCACCACAGGCATAGAGACCGGCAAGACCGGTTTCGCATTCGGTATTGATCACAACCCCACCGCTCATATAATGCACCAGCGGGTGGATACGGACTGGCTTTTGGGTAAAGTCATGTTCCGGTCGATTCAGTTTTAAAATTCCCCTGTAACGCCGCTGCCACTGGCCATCTGTCAGCTTTTCCAAATGCAGCAACGGCGCGTCGCCATCCTGCCACTTTTGGGCGATCGCAATGGAGGTGCGGTCGCGGGCGTATAAATTGCCTTCCCGTCCCGAAGCGATACCCCAGCTGAGCAGCAGATTTTTCAAAAATTCCGCGCCGCTGCGGTCGGTAAACGGTGCATCGTCAATCACCCCCAAATCGATAAACCACATGGGCAGAGCTTCTTCCGCCAAACCCATAGGATAAAACTGTACAAATTCCATATCACGAAAAGGCAGCCCCAACTCGTACAGCAAATGATATCCGTCACCGGTGGTGGTCAGCGGATTGTTGGTACGTCCGTACGTACGGCCGCCGCCGCCGGTTGCTACCACAAGAGAGGCGCAGCGGAGCAGTTGCTTTTGTCCGTTTCTCAGGTTGAGCACGGCAGCGCCGCAGACATGGTCTCCCTGCAGCAAAATTTCATAAACGGTTTGTTCGGCTAAAAAGTCCACGCCTTTTTCGATACAAGCTTGCAATAACGGCAGAGTCATCCCCATACCGCCAACCATAGCGTTGGGAGCGTAAGCGCCGACGCTTGCGCCGTTGGCATGCACTTTCATCCGCATACCGTATTGCTGCAGGTTGAGTACCGCCAGCGGACCTTCCCGGCAATAAAGATCGAGCAATTCCGGGTTATTGATCCGGCGTCCGATTTCGCGCGTTTTATCGCGGTGACTTTGCCAGGCTGTGCCCGGTCCGGCAAAACTGAAGCCGCCGCCGGCAAAGGCGGTGCAATTGGCCTTGCCGGCTGCCGTCTTGCTGATCAGTAAAACGGAAGCCCCCTGTTCCCGGGCGGCAATGGCAGCGCACAGACCGGCGCCGCCGCCGCCGATGACAATGACATCATAAAAAGACTGCATGAGTTCGCCTTCTTTCTTTTCTTTCGGGTCGTTTTCGTGTCCTATTATGACATACTTTTACGGAATGAGCAACGTCTGATGTTGCCATTCCGGATTCGCATCGAAAATTTACTAAAGATTTTCAGACGCGGCAGAGAGCAAAATCTTCATTGTCTGTACAAGGAGAAAGCTTTGATTGCGTCGAAAGTAAAACAGATTGTGGGAAAGAAGACCCCGACGGCAATTGGTTTTTTACCGGTAAATCAAAAAGGAGAATGGAAAAATGACGAATCAGGAAGTCGCCCGCCTGGCAGATCAGTTTCAGCCCCGCCTGGTGGACCTGCGGCGGCAAATTCATAGGCACCCGGAACTTGGCTTTCAGGAATTCAGGACCGCGGCGCTGGTTGCGGATACCTTAGAAGGCTGCGGTCTGGAAGTCACGCGTAACGTAGCCAAAACAGGTGTTGTCGGTTTGCTGCGCGGCGGTGCCGAAGGCCCTACCGTGGCTTTGCGGGCCGATATGGATGCATTGCCCATCCAGGAATTGAATGAGACCGAGTATCAGTCGCAGCAAGCCGGTGTGATGCATGCCTGCGGTCATGATGTACATACGGCTTGTTTGTTGGGAGCGGCAATGATTTTGGCGGAGCTCAGGCAACAAATCAGGGGCAATGTTAAGTTCATTTTTCAGCCTGCCGAAGAAGGACCCGGCGGCGCACTGCCGATGATTGCGGCTGGTGTGTTGGAAAATCCCAAAGTCGATTACATTTTCGGCGCCCATGTTTGGCACGATCTGCCTGCCGGCAGCATTGCTGCCCAGGCCGGTCCGATCATGGCTGCACCGGACAACTTCACAATTACCATCATCGGACGGGGCGGACATGGTGCGCAGCCGCATCTGTGTATCGACGCGCTGGCGGTTGCCGTACAGTTCATCAGCGGATTGCAGCAGATTGTCAGCCGCAGAACCAATCCGTTCGATCCGGTTGTGCTGACCATTGGTCAGATGACCGCCGGTGTGCGCGGCAATGTGATTGCCGAACAGGCTGTGCTGAACGGGACCTTACGGACTTTGAATAAAACAACACAGGCCAATTGTCAAAAATGGATGCAGGAACTGCTGGCGGCTACCTGCTCTGCTTTTGGCGCGCGCTATACGCTGGAATATACCGAACAGTATGATCTGACCTCCAGTGATGCCGCTTTGACCAAACAGCTGATTGCTTCTGCCGTGTCCGTCTTGGGCAGCGATCACGTGATCACGCAGCTGGAACCTTCGATGGGCGGAGAAGATTTTTCCTTTTTTATGCGGGAGATTCCGGGCGTTTATTACCGCCTGGGTATTGCTGACAGCGAAAAAGGTCTTTATCCCATACATCATAACCGTTTCGATGTCAATGAAAACGCATTGGCAACAGGAGCGAAGGTGATGGCGCAGGTTACCTTGGACTTATTAAAATAAAGGGGTGCTTTTCCATGGATAAGATGATTCTGACACCCGGACCGGTAGAGGTTGCCGAGCCGGTCCGTTTCGCGATGGCCAAACCCATTCTCAATCCGGATCTCGATCTGGACTTTTTTGACTTTTACGAAAACTTATGCGGCAAATTGAAAAAACTGCTGCACACGCAAAACGACGTGCTGGTGCTCAACGGCGAAGGCATTCTGGGGCTGGAAGCGGCCGTGGTCAACCTGGTGCAGCCCGGTGAGACGGTTTTAGTCTTGGACAACGGCTTTTTTGGACGCGGTTTTGCTGATTTTGTCACCGGCTGCGGCGGCAAGGTCGTCTTTCTCAGCAAGGATTATAACGAAGCGATCACAGCGGAGGAAATCAGGCAGGCGCTGATTGAGCACCCGGAAATCAAAGTGGCAACCATGGTGCATTGTGATACGCCTTCCGGTATGTTAAACCCGGTGGGAGAACTGGCGCGGGTTTGCCGTGAGAGAGGCGTAATATCCGTGGTGGACGCGGTTGCTTCCATGGCAGGGGAAAAGATCGAACTCGATGACTGGCAGATTGACATCGTGATCGGCGGTTCGCAGAAAGCGCTCTCGGCGCCTCCCGGTCTGACCATTCTGGCGATCTCTCAGCAGGCCTGGCAGAAAATGCTGGAACGCGAAATTCCTTACGGCGGTTATTATTTAAATTTGGTCACCTGGAAAAACGGTTGGCTCGCCGGTACTAAAGAATTCCCCTATACCATGCCGATTTCCGATTTGTACGCTTTGGAGGAAGCCGTAAACCGCGCCCTGGCGGAGGGAGAAGGTCTTTATGCGCGTCATCGCATGGTCGCATCCGCCGTACGTGAGACCTTGAGCCGCGCCGGTTTTCAACTGATGCCGCGGCAGGATTGCCGGGCGGTGACTGTGACAGCCATCATGGTGCCGCTGGGTATCGATGATGAACGGTTTCGGCGTCAGCTCTGGAAAAAGTACGGTGTGATGATTGGCGGCAGTTGGGGAAGTCTGGCCGGCAAAGTTTGGCGCATCGGTCATATGGGGGAAGGTGCCCGTCCCGAGAAACTATTCCGCTTCTTTGATGCTTTTGAAAAAAATCTGCGCGATTTCAAGCGCGAACCCTATCCGATGGCCGCCGTTTTTGCGGAGCTTTATCAGGAAAGTGAAATTTGATTGCAATGACCATGATAAGAGGTGAAGCCCTTGCACGTCTTTAACCTGGCACGGCCGCAGCCGGGAGAACCGACGCAGAAACAATTGCGCCGGAATATTTTCCGCATGATCTGGCCGGTGACCATCGATTCCGTGCTGCAAATGACGGTCGGTATGGTGGCGACGGCCATGGTAGGACGACTCGGAGCTACTGCCATCGGTGCAGTCGGACTTTCCTCGCGTCTGACCCAAATCAGTTGGGCGCTGTTTGCCGGTATTGCCACCGGTGTGACCGTTTTGGTCGCCCGCTGCGTGGGAGCCAAACAGATTGAAGAAGCCAGAAAAATCGCTTATCAGGGCCTGATCAGCGCTCTGATTCTCATTGCCGGGATGACTGCGGTCAGTTTTGTCTTTGCCGAACCTTTTTTACGCAGTATGAATGTCGATGGAGAATTACTGGCTGCCTGTTTGCAGTATTTGAGTATTGCTTTGTTTACACTGCCCTTGATCGCCGTGATTCAGATCAGCGGCGGCATTATGCGCGGCATGGGGGATACAAAAATCCCTATGCTGGTTTCCCTGGCTGTCAATTTGGTCAATGTAGGCGGCTGCTGGCTGTTGATCTACGGCAATCTTGGCTTCCCGGCGCTTGGTATCCGCGGTGCGGCCATTGCCTCTCTGTTTGGACAGGGTATCGGCGCCATTCTGGCGCTCACTGTAATTTTTCTGCCCATTTCCAAACTGCAATTAAAAAAAGAGGATATCGGACCGCTGAACTTCAAAGAAATCAAACGCATCATGCGTATCGGCATCCCCAGTTCCGCCGGTGATTTATTCTGGCAGATGGCTTCCATCGTGATGACGGGGTTGATTGTCACTTTCGGCACGGTACCGTTAGCGGCGCATAACCTGGGAATGCAGGCGGAAGGGATCTCCTACATGCCGTCCATTGGCTTAACCATCGCCGCGACCGCTTTTGTCGGTCAGAGCCTGGGCGCGAAAAACCTGAATCTCACCAAACGTTATATTCAGGAAATTTTCCTCTGGGCATTGCTGTTTTGCTCGTTTGCCTCGTTGTTGCTGATTTTCGGCGGCCGATTCTTGCTTTCCCTGCTGACGGACGATCAGGAAGTGATCACCTTAGGCGCCAAATATCTGTTTCTGATGGGATTCTGCCAGATTCCACTCGATATGGCAGGTGTGATCAACGGTGCGCTCAAAGGAGCCGGCGACACCAAGTGGGTGATGTATATCCAGGCCATTGGCATGTGGCTGCTGCGCATCCCGCTGTCCTATGTCTTAGGCAAATACTTGGGTTTTGGTATCATGGGTGTCTGGTGGGCGATGACCATCGATTTGTTTGTGCGTTTTATTCTGGTCGTTCTGCGCTATGCGCAAGGGAAATGGCAGACGATGGAGGTTTAGACGGAGCGATTGCCAATGTTTTGTCCGGGCTGCCGCGTTTGCTGCAACGGAGGATTCCAGATTCACTGAAATAACAAGAGGAGGAAACAAAAATGTATTGCAGAGATTTTATGATCGACCGTAAGGAAGTTATCTCGGTCACGGAGGATTACAGTTTGGCGAATACCCTCAAACGGATGGATTTGTACGGCTTCCGCGCCTTGCCGGTTTCCAATTACGGACGCTTTGTTGGTGTGGTTGATATGTTTGATATTTACCAGCATATTTATATCAAGCGTGATGTGGATTTGGAAAAGGCCCTGGTCCGCGATGTCATGCATACGGATGTGGCTTATGTCAATGGCACCGATGTGATTGAAGTCGCCGCCAAATTGCTGACGCAGCAGCGCGTTATGTTTCTGCCCGTGCTGCAGGATGATACCAAGGACCAGTTTATGGGCATCCTGCCGGTTAATCGCTTGATGAAGATTTTTATGTCCTCGATTGGCATGGACTATCAAGGTAACCGGATTACGGTTTGTCTGAGCAATGAAAAAGGGGAATTGGCACGCCTGCTGCGTCAATTGGTGCGCGCCGGTGCCAATATTGAAGGTTTGGTACCAATTCATATGCCGGAACTGGGGGATGATCAGCAGCTGCGGGTGATTGTCAAATTTGATGGCGATATGGAACGGGTGGAATTGGCCTGCCAGGATGCCAACATCAAGATTTTAACCAAGAATGTCAGCTAAACCGAACTAGAGCCAGCGCTGAACCGGGCGTTATCAGGGCTGTCTCAAAAGTGGGCAGGCAGCAGTCTTTATTAAGCGGAGCAGAATACCGTTCAAAGGAGGTGGAGCCGTGGGAGAACAAACAAATGAATTGGTGCAGTTTTGTCAGCAATTGAAAGACGCCTTACCGCAAACTTGCGAAGTAGAGCATCTGACCGCCGATCTGGAGACGCGTCGCTGGCATTTGGTTTTACAGGGGCTGAACGATCTGTCAGCGCGTCGGCGCTGTGAAAGCGAGTTGAAGCAGGTGATCGGCAGCCGCTGGCAGATTGTTATTACCTGGCTGGAAGCGGAACAGAGTCCGGTCAGTTCGGAGTCTTTAGCCAATGAAAGCGAAGAACCACCCTGGTCAAGAGAAGAAGAACAAACGCAGGCGATCAGCGAGGCAGAAGACGCCGCACTGCCGCAACAAGTTGTGCCTAAAACGGCGTTTATGGCGGTTGACGACAGCAATATGGATGAAACCGGTGATCCAATGACATTGGAGCAAGAACCTTTTTTTGAAGACAATGCGCTGGAAGAGGAAGTTCCCTGGCAGCCTGTCACCAAAATTGACCGGACGGCAAGCGATGCCTCCGCTGAATTTCGCCGTAAGCGGGACGAAGAAATCCGGGCGGAAGTAGATAAAGTGCGCAAAGAAGCGAGTCAGGCTGTCTTGCATCCGGTTTCGGCAGCGGCAAACTATCTGGGAAAGACGATCATGGAGGTCGCCGTTCCTCTGAAAAAAATAGAGGAAAGCCCCTATCTGCAAACCATTCAGGGTCAGATCTTTGCTCTGGAAAAACAGGCGCTGCGCAATGGTCAGACGGTTTATAAATTCGATCTTTATGACGGCAGCGATTCCCTCACCGTCAAAGCGTTTATTCGGGACAGTACCAACAGTAATTACAATAACAATAATGCTTATCAGAGCAGCCGCAATAAGCAGCAGTCTCAGCGCATGGATGATTTAAAACTGGGAACCTGGGTCAAAGTCAGCGGCAAAGCAGCCGCCGATCGTTTTGAGGATAACGAAGTCACGATGAGCGCCGAGGCCATCAATGATACCGAAGCGCCGCCCAATAAACGCCATGACACAGCGACAGCAAAACGAGTGGAGCTGCATGCGCATACCAATATGAGCAGCATGGATGCCTTGTGTGATGTGACTGCTCTGGTCAAACGGGCGGCTGAATTTGGTCATCAAGCCATTGCCATTACCGATCACGGTGTGCTGCAGGCGTATCCGGATGCGGCGGCGGCGGCGAAAAAATATGGCATAAAAATCATTTATGGCTGTGAAATTTACCTGATTGATCGTCTGGAAGATCGCAAATATCATCACTGTGTCGTTTTGATCAAGGACAAAGCCGGCTTAAAAGAAATGTACAAGCTGACCAGCAAGGCGCACCTGGAAAACTTTTATAAACGTCCCCGCGTCTTGCGGCAGGATCTGCAGGCAGTGCGGCAGCATTTCCTGATCGGGTCCGCCTGTGCCTACGGGGAAGTCTATGAGGCGCTGATCGAAGGTTTCGAAGGGGATTTCAGCCGGGCACGGGCAACCGCCAAAGAATTGGCGCGGTTTTATGATTATCTGGAAATCATGCCGGTCGGCCATAATGCTTTCGCTATCCAGAATGGTCAGGTTGCCGACGAAAACGGACTGCGGCAGATCAACCGAACCCTTTGGGAAATCGGCAAGGAATTAGAGAAGCCTGTGGTCGCTACTTCGGACGTACATTTTTTGGATCCGGAGGATGTCATCTTCCGCGATATTTTACAGGCTGGTCAGGATTATGAAGCGGATGAATCCAAACCGCTCTTATATTTTCGCACCACAGAAGAAATGCTGGCTGAATTTCCGGACTGGCCTGCCGAAGAAGTAGAGGAATTGGTGATCGGCAATGCGCAGATGCTTGCGGCTGCCGTCGAATCTTTCGATCCCATGCTGCATAAGCTCTATCCGCCAAAGATTCCGGGAGCGGCCGAGGAACTGCAGCGCATTACCTATGAAACGGCGCATGCCATGTATGGTGATCCTTTGCCGCAAAATGTGGCGGACCGCATCAAATGGGAACTCGACTGTATCATCGGTTACGGTTATGCCGTTAATTACTACATTGCCTATCGCTTGGTTAAGAAATCGATGGAAGACGGTTATTTGGTGGGTTCGCGCGGTTCGGTCGGCTCCTCCCTGGTGGCGACGCTGACCGGGATCACGGAAGTCAATCCTCTCTCGGCGCACTATCGCTGTCCCAGGTGCAGATATTCCGATTTCTCACATGAAAAAGAATATGACTGCGGTGCGGATATGCCGGATATGTCTTGCCCGAAATGCGGCGAACCATTGCTGAAGGAGGGTTTCAATATCCGTTTTGAAGTCTTCATGGGCTTTGCCGGCGATAAGATTCCGGATATCGATTTGAATTTTTCCGGTGAATATCAGGCGCAGGCGCATAAATACACCGAAGAACTGTTCGGCAAAGAATTTGTTTTCCGCGCCGGCACCATTTCTACCGTAGCTGAGAAAACCGCTTACGGCTTTGTCCTGAAGT
The sequence above is a segment of the Negativicutes bacterium genome. Coding sequences within it:
- a CDS encoding PolC-type DNA polymerase III, with the protein product MGEQTNELVQFCQQLKDALPQTCEVEHLTADLETRRWHLVLQGLNDLSARRRCESELKQVIGSRWQIVITWLEAEQSPVSSESLANESEEPPWSREEEQTQAISEAEDAALPQQVVPKTAFMAVDDSNMDETGDPMTLEQEPFFEDNALEEEVPWQPVTKIDRTASDASAEFRRKRDEEIRAEVDKVRKEASQAVLHPVSAAANYLGKTIMEVAVPLKKIEESPYLQTIQGQIFALEKQALRNGQTVYKFDLYDGSDSLTVKAFIRDSTNSNYNNNNAYQSSRNKQQSQRMDDLKLGTWVKVSGKAAADRFEDNEVTMSAEAINDTEAPPNKRHDTATAKRVELHAHTNMSSMDALCDVTALVKRAAEFGHQAIAITDHGVLQAYPDAAAAAKKYGIKIIYGCEIYLIDRLEDRKYHHCVVLIKDKAGLKEMYKLTSKAHLENFYKRPRVLRQDLQAVRQHFLIGSACAYGEVYEALIEGFEGDFSRARATAKELARFYDYLEIMPVGHNAFAIQNGQVADENGLRQINRTLWEIGKELEKPVVATSDVHFLDPEDVIFRDILQAGQDYEADESKPLLYFRTTEEMLAEFPDWPAEEVEELVIGNAQMLAAAVESFDPMLHKLYPPKIPGAAEELQRITYETAHAMYGDPLPQNVADRIKWELDCIIGYGYAVNYYIAYRLVKKSMEDGYLVGSRGSVGSSLVATLTGITEVNPLSAHYRCPRCRYSDFSHEKEYDCGADMPDMSCPKCGEPLLKEGFNIRFEVFMGFAGDKIPDIDLNFSGEYQAQAHKYTEELFGKEFVFRAGTISTVAEKTAYGFVLKYMEKTGNKLRKAEINRLALGCSGVKRTTGQHPGGLMIVPNDMDIHDFTAVQHPPGKDGVDTITTHFTYTAIHDNLLKLDLLGHDDPTILRHLQVLTGLDVRKVPLDDPETMGLFTGTETLGLKPEDIDSETGTFGVPEFGTTFTRGMLMDAKPKYISDLIRLSGFSHGTDVWAGNARELIVNQNVPLSEAISTRDSILLYLTAKGLANKTAFQIMEAVRKGKGLKPEEEEIMREHHVPEWYINSCRKIQYLFPKAHAAAYVLSGFRIAWFKMHRPAAFYAAYFTVRAAGTYDADLVSKGINAVRGEIVNIKRKGNEATANEKSMQTHLELTLEAMCRGIKFEKVDLYRSDATEWLILDEATLLPPLSALQGIGANAAAAIVAARAEGEFTSVEDLAVRGRANKTVIETLRLHGCLGQLSETDQLTLF